Proteins encoded within one genomic window of Phototrophicus methaneseepsis:
- a CDS encoding vWA domain-containing protein translates to MQAAAEFETRKLNTQLDKMTRRQSGRRSTTRTDRKRGRYIRAVPAGNNTSDIAFDATLRAAAPYQLGRAEQKAETGMAYALRKSDLQRKIRVKKASNLVLFTVDASWSMAVSERMQATKGAIMSLLTDAYQRRDRVGLIVFQKDRASLVLPPTNSVTLAKEALVDIPVGGKTPLSAGLLLAYETVRKEKLNMPDIMPMIILLTDGAGNVSLSENTSPQEEAHMIARLIKEADIRTVTVNMEHVAFDQGLAQRLADQLGGPCYALSQIRADNLLETVRMEMDKV, encoded by the coding sequence GTGCAGGCGGCGGCGGAGTTCGAAACCCGCAAGCTCAATACCCAGCTCGACAAGATGACGCGGCGGCAATCTGGCCGACGTTCCACAACGCGTACCGATCGCAAACGCGGGCGCTACATCCGGGCAGTGCCAGCCGGCAACAACACCAGCGACATCGCCTTTGATGCCACCCTGCGCGCTGCTGCCCCCTACCAACTGGGCCGGGCGGAACAAAAAGCCGAGACAGGCATGGCTTATGCCCTGCGTAAGAGTGACCTCCAGCGCAAAATCCGCGTGAAAAAGGCTAGCAACCTGGTGCTGTTCACAGTCGACGCCAGTTGGAGTATGGCCGTTAGCGAGCGTATGCAGGCCACAAAAGGCGCGATTATGTCGCTGCTGACGGATGCCTATCAACGCCGTGACCGCGTGGGGCTGATTGTCTTCCAAAAAGACCGGGCCTCATTGGTGCTGCCACCTACCAACAGCGTCACACTGGCTAAAGAAGCCCTGGTTGATATTCCCGTTGGTGGTAAAACGCCGCTCTCAGCGGGGCTGCTGCTGGCTTATGAGACGGTCCGCAAAGAGAAGCTCAACATGCCAGACATCATGCCTATGATCATCCTGCTGACGGATGGCGCGGGTAATGTGAGCCTGAGCGAGAACACGTCGCCCCAGGAAGAAGCCCACATGATTGCACGCCTCATCAAAGAAGCCGACATCCGCACCGTCACCGTGAATATGGAGCATGTCGCCTTCGATCAAGGGTTGGCCCAACGCCTCGCGGATCAACTCGGTGGCCCATGTTACGCCCTCTCCCAAATCCGCGCCGATAACCTGCTAGAAACCGTGCGTATGGAGATGGATAAAGTCTAG